The genomic DNA CGGGGCGGGGGCCATGCCTCGCGTGTCCACGAGCCTCAAGCCGAGCAGCCGACGGCCCAGGGTCCGGCCATTCCAGAGGAAGGCGGACACGGCGCAGTACACGAGCGACAGCACGAGCAGGAGCACGATGCCGGGGATGAGCACGGACTGGAGCGCGCGGACTTGAAGGAGGAACGCGTCGAGTCCGGTGAGGGTCGTCTGGGACTTGTGCACGCCAGCCACCGACGAGGCGAGCAGGAGGTAGAGCGCGACGATGCCCGCGATGGCGCCGGTGTCGATGCTGAAGGCCAGCAACCGGCGCCAGAGCGAGGCCGGACGTGCGTGGACCTCACCGCTCGCCGCCTCCGGGGCCGGAGCGGGCTTCGCCTTGGCGGGGGCCGGAGCGGCCTGCCTGGCGGTGGGCGTAGGAGCCGGAGTGGGCACGGGGCTCACGGGCGCGGCGGTATGGAGCGGCAGGGTATCGGGAGCGTCCTCGTCGACGTCGACGGAGAAGGATGCCTCTTCCTCGGGGGCCTCGGGAGCGAACACGGGAAGGCCCGGCGCGGGTGCGGCTCGCGGCGGCATGACGGGCAGTCCCGGAGCTCCGGGCTGACGCATGACCGC from Melittangium boletus DSM 14713 includes the following:
- a CDS encoding RDD family protein — protein: MSKCLKCGAALPPVGECPACAAASQPASRAVPAMLDREIHIDRRRSERDASEVPTLPGEQALPPGMIARPATPPGMLPAPRPQTPAPPTVRNVAPMVPAPRPPPAAVARPGVAAPSTAPQASPAVMRQPGAPGLPVMPPRAAPAPGLPVFAPEAPEEEASFSVDVDEDAPDTLPLHTAAPVSPVPTPAPTPTARQAAPAPAKAKPAPAPEAASGEVHARPASLWRRLLAFSIDTGAIAGIVALYLLLASSVAGVHKSQTTLTGLDAFLLQVRALQSVLIPGIVLLLVLSLVYCAVSAFLWNGRTLGRRLLGLRLVDTRGMAPAPGRAVVRALLASVSFGFFLAGFWMALFDRRGQTLHDKLTSTYVVQPS